Below is a window of Megalopta genalis isolate 19385.01 chromosome 7, iyMegGena1_principal, whole genome shotgun sequence DNA.
ttaaatataatattataaatattatattattaattaattatattattattaatattataaatattttaactatttttttatatcgattGACTCATATGACAAATTGAAGACGGGGTCCGAACGATTACAACTTCTTCTACAAGCAGTCTTTTTCAAAATGGAAACCGTATAGATTCTTTGTCTGTGCACCATATGTTCGTTTACGAAAGAATCAGCCACTTGCACCCCGCTGGCTCTACAGTGGAGAATTGCAATGGCGTAGAACTTATTCTTTGATTCGTTTCAACGTCAACgaattctttataatttttcGAAACTTTTTTTGATCGCTTCCACTCGTTCACGATAAAAAAAGGTGTAATTAATTCTGActgattttaacaattttagatCAATTTTCATTTATACGTTGCTCTTTTCTCGGAATATATCCGCATGAATCGCAGAGATGTGTCAATGCGAAATTACCTCGGAAATAGGAATATGTAATACGAAGGGCTTTTTTATTTACATTCGAATAACCGTGACTTTAGAAGCATCGCAGTGGCGTAGAACTTAGGTTCCCGAACCTTTTTACATAAAGTAGAATTACAACGAACTTACTTAACAATTCTCGTACTTATCaagatattaataaataattctgaTTGCAGGAAAAACGTTTGATATAACTTACGTCAGGGTGTTGTTCGAGTCACCACGTCCAGAGAGCTGGGGGATTTACAAGAAGAAAAACGAAGACTCGTCGTGGGAGCCTTATCAGTATTATTCCGCGTCTTGCAGAGACAATTATGGTTTACCAGATTCAAAAGAGACTGTCAGAGGCGATGACACGAGGGTGCTTTGCACCTCGGAATATTCGGACATATCGCCCTTAACAAAGGGCACGGTCGCGTTCTCTACCTTAGAGGGTCGACCTTCCGCTTACAACTTCGAAACAAACGCGGCTTTACAGGTATATACCGAACAATGAAAGCAACTCGTTTTAAATTGCttatagggtagtggagccggttactgtggtgtGACCAATTGCTGGCGTGCGTTGTGACCAATTgcttttggtttgttttcgggcataattaactcgGTATTTATCCGTTAAGACGTGttcaatttttgtattcaaaaataaacaaaataaaagaataaaacaaTTGTatatgttttattcgataaatatacagttaattatgtccgaaaacaaactgaaggcacagcaattggtcaacCCACAGTGACTGGCTCCACTGATAAATAATTTGCGGATCTTTGTTCAAATTTGTTTAAGAAGCAGttagacattttttttcttccttTAACAATCTTAATCGAAATATTCAAATTCCTTGAATCTTTCTACTGTTCTGTATTTATACTACTTAGTTTTGCCATAAACTCATAGAATCTACAGTCTACTGATAATTCATATAACTCATTTCATATGTTCCGATTCTATAACCCAGAATTTTAAGTTAAttcttatttaaaaattttctgTCAATGTTGAACGATGCTTGCGTTTTAAGGAATGGGTTCAAGCAGTAGATCTAAGGATTACTCTGGATAGACAGAACACGTTCGGTGACGAAGTGTTTGGCGATGATAACGTATTGAAGTCATACTACTATGCCATCGCTGACGTTGCTGTTGGAGCACGTTGCGCTTGTAATGGCCACGCTGGAGAATGCGTAAACAGTACCAGCGTGGACGGAAGAACTCGCAGAGTGTGTAGGTAAGATGTgaaagtaattaaattaaaacatATGTGTATAAATGGTTATCAAAATTCATCGTATTCTTTCGTGTTCGATGTATTTTGACtatcactttttttttattcattatacATCGCTATTTCTACATTTTCAAGTATCTTATATCaagtattatatatttacaagTATCATTGgcaaaattgataaaaagaGGAGACATGGTAGCGAGTTTTCCGAAACAGCTTCCAGCTTGTAACCATAATTTTTGAAACGTGTGTGTGTGCATGAAATATATTCTACACAGATGCGAGCACAATACTGCGGGACCAGATTGCAACGAATGCTTACCATTTTACAACGACGCGCCTTGGGGACGTGCTACTACCACAGATGCTCACGAATGCAAACGTgagtattcaatttttatttttctaattgtaaaatattttccatttttttttgtaTCGAAATGAAACAGAGAGGCAAACATTCCAGACTTCTTGTGCAGATCCACTATGATACTTTAGTGAGTAAATTGTTAAAATTTGTGTAAATTATTCGTGTATCAGGGGTCTTATTATTTTTCGTATAGATAAAGGAGTTTTGACAAATTATATCAAATACTATTTTGAAAGAAAGATGAGTGTTTCTAAATGGAACATGATCCACATTTTGTATATGTAAACAATACATTTTGTATTGTTTATTTTATACTGCACTGCCAATGTGCTTTCATGCATAAGTAATAATTCAGATTTATCCTtttttgcccccccccccctgctAAAGACATGCAAATGCActgatatttttataattcataGTTTGAATGAACATGCAACaatttagtttattattaaatacagaAAAGAGTTTAGTTCATTATTAAAAGTTTAGTTATTATTAGAGTttagtttattattaaatacagaAATACAGAAAAGGAGGCAGTAACAGTAATGTGTTGCTAATTCGCCGAGAACTGAGAgaacggaacgtgttaatcgtcTCGATTCAATATAGGTGGATTCATCGCATCTGACTTGACCGTAATCCGGCCTTATCTAACGTTATCGAAAGCGCATCGCATCTCGAGCAATTAACTACTTTACCTAAGACAACCCACTCGAGATGACTTATTTGTTTCCGATTAAAATCAAATTACGAAGCGTGTATAAGACACATTGGCCGCGATACAAAATGAGACGTTTGCAACTATAAATAATCAGATACGGTGTTCAATATTGTTCAAAGAATTACTTATCGCAGTTCTAATAAATTTTGTTTCTTCTAAATTTTGCTAATAATAAGTTTCAATAAAATCTGCTTTCATCGAACAATAAAAAGGAATTAATCGCGTGGGTCTagcattattatcattaattttCAAGATATCCAACGGTTGGTCgataaaacattttttcgttATTATAAGTATCGCTTTATCGGGCAGCCGAAGAGAGTTTGCGTTCACGATCATGCCGGGCATTACCTAACCAGCTTTACCTTTTACGTTCATTGCTTGTTCTGAAGTGGGGATTGTTGGCAATGCAGGGGCACACAATGCAGCTTTTCTGTAGCTCGTGAGCTCAGTCCTCACGTTACCGCGTTGCGAGTCACCGTTTATCtacttctttgtttgtttgtttatttattttattctatttatttcatTGGTTGTGCAATCGATCGTACAACAGATTTCGATTGTGATTCCGTGACGATGAGAACGAACGATCAAACTGTAGAATATTGGACTATTGAATGAATCGATGGGAGTTTATTAAACGACAAACGATCTCGAACGCGTTTAAATCGCGCGATCCCATTAACTACTGTGGGATGaaacaatgaaaaaaaaataatcaTATAGAACTTGCGGATAATCAAAGTGAGACAGATCTCCTCCGGTTATATTGAAAATCTAATATGGATTTTCTGTTGAAAGTTGCAGCGATCCTGTCTTTAGTATTCTCGAGCATAACGATCTGTCTGTCTTCGAGATGGGACGGCATTCTGCCGTGGTACTCTGAGTCTAGTAAATATCTAGATGACGTGTTATTAATAGACTGCAGTCCTTTATGCATTTAGAAATTGCACAGAAACGTCGGTGCAATAAAAAGAAATCTGTGATACTTTTATCCTATTTTTATTGGAAGTTATAGGCATGGACATTTACATAATGGTCTGCGGTATACTTATTAGCATATTGAAATGACTTTTTATATACATTAACATGCATACTGTACACAGTAGACTTTGCTTcacttttttaatttaattaaattttttatctgATTGCTTTTCTAGCTTGCAACTGTAATGGATATTCGGATAGATGTTACTTCGATAAGGAACTGTACAAGCTCACCGGTCACGGTGGTCATTGCCAGGATTGCCGAGCAAATCGTGACGGCGCGAACTGCGAGCATTGCCGAGAAAACTTTTACCAGCATCCTGAAGGAGACTACTGCGTTCCCTGTAACTGCAATGAAATCGGTAATATCGCAACGATATCGTTCATTGTAGCAAAAGACGACCAATAATGTTCAACAAATTATTATGCGCCTGAAtcgttaaaaattttaaatagtCTACTAAGGTTTTACTAGAATTTCCAGCAAAGAAATTTTTACATATCAATCTACAAAAATCGTATGAACAAAAATATCAATGAAATGTGATTTCAGGATCTAGAAGCTTGCAATGCAACAGCGAAGGAAAGTGTCAGTGTAAGCCGGGTGTCACAGGAAACAAATGCGATCGTTGCGCTGCTAATTACTACAACTTCGGTTCATATGGCTGCACTTCGTGCGAATGCGACGAAGCCGGTTCTTTGGCGAATGTACCGAGTTGCGATCCTGTTAGCGGAACTTGTACATGCAAAGAGAACGTCGAAGGAAAACGCTGTCGAATGTTAGTACGAATCACAGAATCAAAATCTGAACGATGCGGTAGACTCTCCATTTATAAATTAAATGACACGCGCGGCGGCCGCGTCGTTCACACAGTATATGAAGATAATGGAATGGATAATTCTAAAGAATTTGATATTTTATACTGTTAATCGTTCGCGGTcctatgttttttttcttttgcacTTATAGTCACTTATTTTGCTAATATGATGTACAGTCacttataatactataataatataaaaaaatactaatatataataataatataatactatataatactaatataataatatataatataatatataataattaagatTTTATTGCACGAAAATATATAGaactatataattattgtaacaATTTGTCGTAATGATATCTGACTATTCTGTATTCTTTTTAACAGATGTCGACCAGGATTCTTTAACCTTGCGTTAGACAACGAATTTGGCTGCACGCCATGCTTCTGTTACGGACATTCATCGGTATGCAGACCGGCAACTGGTTATTCCAAAACTGTGATCGAAAGCATGTTTGTGAGAGGACCCGAACGATGGACAGCTACCATTGCTGGAAACACTATACCTCTTCACTACGATCCTTTGACACAAACGATATCTGCCACTGCGTTAGATCGGGACAACGTCTACTTCCTTGCGCCCGACAGATTTCTTGGCGATCAACGAGCATCTTATAATCAAGATTTAGCGTTCACTCTGAGAATTGGAGAAGTTGGACCTGCTCCAACAGCTCGGGATATAATACTAGAAGGAGGAAATGGTGAACAAATCACACAACCGATCTTTGGACAGAATAATCGCGTGCCTAGTGGGACATCGCAAGAATACCATTTCAAGCTTCACGAGCACCCCAAGTACGGTTGGGAACCGCGTTTGCCTTCACGAGCATTCATGTCTATTTTATCTAACTTGAAGGCTATCAAAATTCGCGGAACCTACACTCATCAAGGCAGAGGGTTTTTAGACGATGTTAAATTGGAAACCGCTCACAGAGGAGCTGCCGGCGAATTTGTCAATTGGATAGAACATTGTCAATGTCCTCATGGTTACGTAGGGCAATTTTGTGAATCCTGTGCACCCGGATTCCATCACGATCCGCCTAATGGCGGTCCCTTCGCTCTCTGTGTACCTTGTAACTGCAATGGCCACGCGGATATTTGCGAGGCTGAAACCGGTCAGTGTATCTGTCAGCATAATACCGCAGGTAGTAACTGTGAACTGTGTAGGCGAGGATATTATGGCCATCCGTTAAAGGGTACGCCCGACGATTGTAAGCCTTGCCCGTGCCCCGACAATGGACCATGTATATTGCTAGGCAATAACCCAGATCCTATTTGCTCCGAGTGTCCATCTGGTAGAACAGGTAACAGCCAGTGTTCAGAAAATTCTAGTGGAAATTCTTGAATAATTATCGTTATTCTTTTGCTACAGGACCTAGATGCGAAACATGCTCGGATGGATACTTTGGAAATCCTGAAAGAGGTATAGCCTGCCGACCTTGCGATTGTAACAATAATATCGATTTGAACGCTGTTCGAAACTGTAATCAAGAAACTGGGGAGTGTTTAAAATGTGTTAACAACACAGCCGGTTTTCATTGCGAAGAATGTCTGCCAGGTATCAACATATAAGTTGTTCAAGCTTTCCAAGAATTTGATAAAATTCCGCGCAGTTGAAAATTAATCTGAATAACGTATCTTACTAGGATATTATGGAGATGCTCTTTCCGATCGCAGAGAGGACGGATGTAGGCTGTGTCAGTGTTATCCACCTGGTACGGTGGTACTGGACGATGGCAGGATAGCTCCTTGCGAGCAATTAGCAGGACAATGTAAATGTAAGCCGCATGTTGTCGGCCGAAATTGCGATAAATGTGAAGAAGGATATTATCACATATTGAGTGGCGAGGTACGTATGTTGAATTTATCTCGTACAGAATTGGACAAACTTCGTTCAGTCGATAACTAACGAATAAGAATAAACGTATTAGTCACTTTAttcgattattatatatatattattattattattattattattacttattatattttattattatattatattaattattcgaataacgttaTTAACCTATTACCTTATTCGTGAATAAGtgactaatatatataataataaatataatatatatattatatatatatataatataataaataataataaaactaataaaatatataaataataattaataataggtAATaaggttattcgaataattctctagacaaaaattatttgaattttttcaatTCTAGGGTTGTGCGCCTTGTAATTGCGATCCAGAAGGTTCTTACAATCATACATGCAATGCCGTCACTGGTCAATGCGAATGCAGACCTGGTGTTACCGGTCAACATTGCAATGCTTGTCTTCCTTATCAATATGGTTTTAGCAGAGAGGGTTGCAAGCCTTGCGATTGTGACCGAATCGGGTCTCAAGACTTGCAATGCGACGTTAATGGACAATGTCAGGTAAGCTTGATCGATGTTAACGTTCATTCCCAGCCTCAAGAAGTGCTTCATACGATTATTCTTCTATTATTTCATTCCAGTGTCTCACAAATGTAGAAGGAAGACGTTGTGATCGTTGTAAGGAAAATAAACACAATAGACAAAACGGTTGCGTAGACTGTCCAGATTGTTATAATCTTGTTCAGGATGCTGTCGATACTCACAGGGAACGTGTAGCCGAATTGGAAAATACGCTTCGGAAAATTAACAGCAGCCCGACTGTCATAAAAGATAGCGACTTCGAAAATGAATTGTTAACGGTCCAAGAAAAAGTGAAAAATCTTTTGAAGATTGCGAAACAAGGATCTGGCAGTATGTATGGTTAAAATAATCTCATCTCATCGAAATTACGAAATTATACATTTGAATGTTACAGGTGAAAATAAAACCTTGGTGGAACAATTGGACGAATTGCGTGATCAGTTAAACGAAATCGTTGATATTTCTCAGACGGTTGATTTGACTGCTTCCGAAGTACAGAAGACTACTTCTAAAGGATTGACCAGCATCGAGGAAGCGGAGAAAGTGCTCGATAAGATCCATGCTCAGTTAACCGTAAATACCTTTTCTTGCGACTTTCGAAACAACATCTTATTCGTAAATATTGCAAATTATGTTTTAAATATTAGGAAGCAGAAGATTATTTAGCCATGAATGGGACGTCAGCTTTGATAGATGCGAAATCCCGTGCTGAACAAGTTGGTCAACAGAACAAACAGATGACAGCTATTGCGCAAGAAGCGCGCGGATTAGCTGACTTGTACGCAATGAGTTGCTTTACAcgattattttatcattttaataaatcgatgctaaattattttatataaatttatgttTATTTGTAGCTACTAAATATAAACGTAATTTATCCTTAGAAACGTCAACGAAGCTGTGAAGATTCATACTTTGGCGGAACAAGCACGGAATACAACTATAGAAGCTTATAATCTTGCGAAGAAAGCAATATCAAAATATTCGAATCTAACGTATGTCATTACATTTTAAAACTAATTGAAAGGTTGAACTATCTTTGAAAGGCATTTTACGTTTTCAGCGAAGATATCCGAGGATTAGAAAGTAAATTAGATTTATTAGAACACCGTATGAACGAAGTGAAAAACTTGACCAGCATCGCGGCTACTAAATCATCTATTGTTTCACAAGAAGCGTTAGATTTATTGATTTTAGATTTGTCACTTCCCACGGTTGATATCAAACAATTACGAAGTCAGGTTGAAGATGTAAATATGGAGGTGAGCTTCGGTTAATAATAAACGCTATACATGTTTTGTGAGGTATCTATGTTTTAACGGAGAAGTATCTTTTTATAGGGATTGCGATTAAAAGAACAAGCTCAATTGTTGTTGGATCGCCATGAAAATCTTATAAAAGAGATGGTGGATAAACTAAAGAAAAGTGAGGATTTAATAGAAATCGCACAA
It encodes the following:
- the LanB2 gene encoding laminin subunit gamma-1 isoform X1; amino-acid sequence: MTRGRHKKILAVLVISMVVVLAEPDPAEEYSRFAYNRDEDKCYDDNGRPQRCIPPFENAAFNVPMEATNICGQERPTEFCKQTGVPRKSCEICQYGDHPALFLTDHDNNDNATWWQSETMFEGIEYPNQVNLTLHLGKTFDITYVRVLFESPRPESWGIYKKKNEDSSWEPYQYYSASCRDNYGLPDSKETVRGDDTRVLCTSEYSDISPLTKGTVAFSTLEGRPSAYNFETNAALQEWVQAVDLRITLDRQNTFGDEVFGDDNVLKSYYYAIADVAVGARCACNGHAGECVNSTSVDGRTRRVCRCEHNTAGPDCNECLPFYNDAPWGRATTTDAHECKPCNCNGYSDRCYFDKELYKLTGHGGHCQDCRANRDGANCEHCRENFYQHPEGDYCVPCNCNEIGSRSLQCNSEGKCQCKPGVTGNKCDRCAANYYNFGSYGCTSCECDEAGSLANVPSCDPVSGTCTCKENVEGKRCRICRPGFFNLALDNEFGCTPCFCYGHSSVCRPATGYSKTVIESMFVRGPERWTATIAGNTIPLHYDPLTQTISATALDRDNVYFLAPDRFLGDQRASYNQDLAFTLRIGEVGPAPTARDIILEGGNGEQITQPIFGQNNRVPSGTSQEYHFKLHEHPKYGWEPRLPSRAFMSILSNLKAIKIRGTYTHQGRGFLDDVKLETAHRGAAGEFVNWIEHCQCPHGYVGQFCESCAPGFHHDPPNGGPFALCVPCNCNGHADICEAETGQCICQHNTAGSNCELCRRGYYGHPLKGTPDDCKPCPCPDNGPCILLGNNPDPICSECPSGRTGPRCETCSDGYFGNPERGIACRPCDCNNNIDLNAVRNCNQETGECLKCVNNTAGFHCEECLPGYYGDALSDRREDGCRLCQCYPPGTVVLDDGRIAPCEQLAGQCKCKPHVVGRNCDKCEEGYYHILSGEGCAPCNCDPEGSYNHTCNAVTGQCECRPGVTGQHCNACLPYQYGFSREGCKPCDCDRIGSQDLQCDVNGQCQCLTNVEGRRCDRCKENKHNRQNGCVDCPDCYNLVQDAVDTHRERVAELENTLRKINSSPTVIKDSDFENELLTVQEKVKNLLKIAKQGSGSENKTLVEQLDELRDQLNEIVDISQTVDLTASEVQKTTSKGLTSIEEAEKVLDKIHAQLTEAEDYLAMNGTSALIDAKSRAEQVGQQNKQMTAIAQEARGLADLNVNEAVKIHTLAEQARNTTIEAYNLAKKAISKYSNLTEDIRGLESKLDLLEHRMNEVKNLTSIAATKSSIVSQEALDLLILDLSLPTVDIKQLRSQVEDVNMEGLRLKEQAQLLLDRHENLIKEMVDKLKKSEDLIEIAQDQQGATAELLAELDQANEKANDAVKRGDQTLKEAQETLKKLGAFDAEVQGERIKAQDALKDIQNIEALIIDATRQVERAEKILRGSEDSAKYTRETAQKAQTYAEEASAKANDIRTEANKTKIEAVRVGNEAEKLHLRVDTTDSMMRQYEVKISQDSNITTEANHKVGQAKINVTLASQQVDKALADVAAIIKELEVLPEIDDADLNRLEERLIAAEKEIAAANLDQRIRALTDAKNVQTQWVQNYEDEVSRLRMEVENISDIRKLLPTNCKKRLRLEP
- the LanB2 gene encoding laminin subunit gamma-1 isoform X2 — translated: MDFLLKVAAILSLVFSSITICLSSRWDGILPWYSESTCNCNGYSDRCYFDKELYKLTGHGGHCQDCRANRDGANCEHCRENFYQHPEGDYCVPCNCNEIGSRSLQCNSEGKCQCKPGVTGNKCDRCAANYYNFGSYGCTSCECDEAGSLANVPSCDPVSGTCTCKENVEGKRCRICRPGFFNLALDNEFGCTPCFCYGHSSVCRPATGYSKTVIESMFVRGPERWTATIAGNTIPLHYDPLTQTISATALDRDNVYFLAPDRFLGDQRASYNQDLAFTLRIGEVGPAPTARDIILEGGNGEQITQPIFGQNNRVPSGTSQEYHFKLHEHPKYGWEPRLPSRAFMSILSNLKAIKIRGTYTHQGRGFLDDVKLETAHRGAAGEFVNWIEHCQCPHGYVGQFCESCAPGFHHDPPNGGPFALCVPCNCNGHADICEAETGQCICQHNTAGSNCELCRRGYYGHPLKGTPDDCKPCPCPDNGPCILLGNNPDPICSECPSGRTGPRCETCSDGYFGNPERGIACRPCDCNNNIDLNAVRNCNQETGECLKCVNNTAGFHCEECLPGYYGDALSDRREDGCRLCQCYPPGTVVLDDGRIAPCEQLAGQCKCKPHVVGRNCDKCEEGYYHILSGEGCAPCNCDPEGSYNHTCNAVTGQCECRPGVTGQHCNACLPYQYGFSREGCKPCDCDRIGSQDLQCDVNGQCQCLTNVEGRRCDRCKENKHNRQNGCVDCPDCYNLVQDAVDTHRERVAELENTLRKINSSPTVIKDSDFENELLTVQEKVKNLLKIAKQGSGSENKTLVEQLDELRDQLNEIVDISQTVDLTASEVQKTTSKGLTSIEEAEKVLDKIHAQLTEAEDYLAMNGTSALIDAKSRAEQVGQQNKQMTAIAQEARGLADLNVNEAVKIHTLAEQARNTTIEAYNLAKKAISKYSNLTEDIRGLESKLDLLEHRMNEVKNLTSIAATKSSIVSQEALDLLILDLSLPTVDIKQLRSQVEDVNMEGLRLKEQAQLLLDRHENLIKEMVDKLKKSEDLIEIAQDQQGATAELLAELDQANEKANDAVKRGDQTLKEAQETLKKLGAFDAEVQGERIKAQDALKDIQNIEALIIDATRQVERAEKILRGSEDSAKYTRETAQKAQTYAEEASAKANDIRTEANKTKIEAVRVGNEAEKLHLRVDTTDSMMRQYEVKISQDSNITTEANHKVGQAKINVTLASQQVDKALADVAAIIKELEVLPEIDDADLNRLEERLIAAEKEIAAANLDQRIRALTDAKNVQTQWVQNYEDEVSRLRMEVENISDIRKLLPTNCKKRLRLEP